CGTTCCAAAAACCAGAATGCCCATGCCAAAGATTGACTGAATAACTGCGAATATTGCGATGATAAAAAAATAGAGGTCTTGGTGATCCATATCAGGCCACCTCGTTTATTTTAGTCAGATCGCCTTCAGCAACATCAGTTAACCATGAGCGAATATATAATGTACGAAGTACATTTCCACTACGATGTGTGTTGTCTGCCTGCACACTGATAATGAGAACATAATCACTTTCACTCACCAATTGGCGTTCAAGTAATGTATGGATGATCCTTACCTCTTGAGCCGGATTGTCTGATTCTGTGAGCTCAAGTGCAATACCAACGACATCGGGAAAAATATTCCAGCCACGTACCGTCTCAGGGTCGTTTCCAACCGCAATCACTGGAATACCGGATCCTGACATTGACGCAATGCGCACACTGTATCCGGAGCGGGAGAGCACAATAATTCTGGTCAAAGGCAGAGCTTGAGTAATTGCCTGTATTGTTTTACGAATATCGCTTTGCTTGTCATTACGCTCAATCACTTTGGGGGCGGAGAGATGAGCCTCTGCAAGTTGGGATATTCCAGAGATTCGAGAGACGGCTTCGACAGGATAACGTCCCACAGCGGTTTCACCTGACAACATGACAGCGGCAGCACCATCAAGGACTGCATTAGTTATATCGCTGACCTCTGCTTTGGTTGGCAATGGATTTTCGATCATACTGTGCAACATCTCTGTTGCTACGATAGTGGGTTTACCTGCAAGACTAGCTGTTTTTAGAATTTTTTTCTGATAGAGAGAAACATGGTTAATTGATGTTTCAACGGCAAGATCACCACGGTCAATCATGATTACATCTGCGGCAGAAATAACCTCTTCAAGATTCTCGATACCACCACTATTTTCAACTTTAGCGACAATTTTCGGCGTATCATTGTTAATAAGATTACATATTGCTTCAACATGCGCTTTGCTTTCGACGAAACTGATTCCTATATAATCGACGCCATTATCTTTAGCAAAGTCGATCATTTTTTTATCTTTTTCCGTCACCAGTGATTGACCGAGATCGATACCCGGAACATTTATGCCTTTACGGCTTTTGAGCTGGCCATTCATATCTGCACGAATATGGATATCACGCCCATCGACATTAACAACACTGAATGATAATGTTCCATCATCTGCAAAAATTCTGTCTCCTGGCTTTAGTTTCTCATGCAACTTATCGTAACCAACGGGTACTTTCTGCTCACCGCTGTAGTTAATGTCAGTCGTCAGGATAAGAACATTCCCTTTAGAGAAAATCGGCTCATGCTTTAGCTGTAATGTGCGGATCTTACGCCCAGGTATATCAAGTAGGATTGGTGTTTCTGGAAGAGTATCGCGTAAAAGCCGTATAGTCTCTTTATGCCAGTCAAGTGTGTTATGGGAACCGTTCAATCTTGCCACGGACATCCCCGCTGCATTGAGGGATTTCAATATTTCAGGATCACGGGAGACAGGACCTATCGTTGCTATTACTCGTGTTTTTGCCATTTTCAATTATCCAATCATAACATTTTCTTGATTAATGACATTTTTATGACAGAAGTGGAAATGCGTTTAACGGGAATGTAAAGAATAAAAAATAATAAGGACAAACTTACGATTTCTGAGATTATTTTTAACGTGGCATTTTCTACGGTTATATTTTCTCGTTCAATTTAAATTTCTGCTACAGCAAAACATCAATAGAGATGAAAGAATTTCATGCCTTTGTTTAAGGTATTAGCTATTAACACATCTGATGAATTAGGCCAGAGAGAATAAATTAGAAAATTTTCCAGTTCCCATGACCAATACCGCTCAATCCACTTACTATTATTCTTCTACGTCAGATCATCGCCCTATTACATTACCCTATCAATTCGTCCACGATGTTGCCTTCTCGTAGCGGCAGTTCGGCAAGCTGGATAAGATGCGGGAAAAACAGGCAGCCTGAATCAACCGGGGGTGCCAACCCTCTTGACACTTACCGACAATTCCTTATGTCTGGTAACATGCATCGCAGTTTTTCTGCACGCTGCCCGGTTCCGAACAGGCTCTGCGAATAAACGTCTAATAGGATTCCAAGAAATAGGCTTTAATTCTTTTTCATAAAACCCATTTCTCGATTAGAAACAGCTTACACAGATTTGGTTTGTAACTGCCGGTGAACATTGATCAATTCTTCTATTATTTCACGCGCCAGCATTGATGTCATAATGTGGTCTTGTGCATGAACCATAACCAAATTGACCGGTATTTTTCCACATCCTTCATCCATACCTATTAGCATGGTTTGCACACCATGCGCACGTTTCGATGCTGCAGAAGACTCTGCCAACTGAGCATCAACTTCTGCCCAATCACCTTGTTTTGCTGCACGCAGAGCCTGCATAGCACAACTACGAGCCTCACCCGCATTGATGATCAACTCCATAACCGTTGATTCCATATCCATGAGTATTTCCTCAAAAGCATCAAGTGAATTAATTGCTTATTAAATATAAGCACCACATAAAAATATAAAAATTGATTTAATCAAGCATTGCTAATGCATCGGCCAGAATCTTATCCCCGCGCATCATTCCATAGTCCATGTTATTAATAACCGCTATTTTTTTACCGGCTGCATCTGCCTTTTTCTTGAATTCATCAAATTTGTATTTAATTTGAGGGCCTAACAAACAGCAATCGTATTGTGGTAAGAGACTATCGAATTCATCCATTGATACAGCAACAATCTGAACCTCAATATCTTTAGCCACGGCTGCTTGTTTCATCTTATTCATCACCATACTAGTTGACATTCCCGCAGCACAGCAAAGAAATATTTTTTTCATCTTAACATTTCCAAAATATCATTGATGTTTTTACATTATTGGTAATTGAAAACTATCTATACCCACATATTGCAGATACGCAGGGCTTCATCTATCCGGACCATCCGTGGCCTTACCCTTTAACAGGGTCGCAGTGAGCTTGCGTTCAATCTATAAATGTAACTATTTTTTATCTTTAAGATTTTTATCAAGGAATTTAATTACGATATCCATAATTTCCGGCTGATACCATAAAAAACCAGCATGATCAGCCCCCTTGACAACATATCGGGTAGACTCGATACCCTGTGATACCAGAGCTTCATGCAAAATCTTAGTTTGACTTGGTGATACCACGTTATCGGCATCGCCATGCATGATCAAAAAGGGTGGCGTTTTCTTTGAAATATAGGTTATCGGATTTGCTTTTTTGGCTTTATTCAAATCACTTAGAATCGAACCGCCACCTTGCCAGGGAATACCATGTACGAGCATTGCTTCGGGAATAGCCGGAGACTTATGCGCGTCCTTTATTTCATCTGAAAAATCAGCACCAACATTGGTTAAATCAGATAAACCATATAGGTCAACCGCAGCCTGGACATCACTCTGTTGATCCAGGTATTCACCTTTATCAAACTCTCGCATACCGTTAGTGGTCGCCATCAATGCAGCCAGATATCCCCCTGCAGATTCGCCCATCACGGCAATTCTATTTGGGTCTATACCAAATTTTTCTGCATTGGCTCGTAGATATCTCACCGCAGTTTTTACATCTTCAAGCATGCCGGGAAATGTCACCATTGGCACAACCCGATAGTTGATACTGGCTACAACATAACCGGCTCTTGCCATATCAACACGCTGACCAATGAATTTAGATTTAGGTGCATCCATAAACCCCCCACCAGTAATAAATAAAACTGTCGGTAATGGTTTAGGTGAATATGGTTGAAGTAAATCCATAGATAATTGTATGGGCCTGCCCATATTATTATAGGTAAGAGAATAAGTGATATCAGATTCCATTCTGACTGGTGGTATAGTCATTTTTATATCAATCACTTTGCTTTCCATTGATTTAGCCTCTGCCAAACAAGACAAAGAGAAAAGAGAAAGCAAAATTAATGCACGTTTTTTCATCATAATATTACGTCCTGTAATTTAATATTAAAAATAGGGAGGGTTCTTAGAAAAAGACTTCTAAGCGGT
This Dickeya dianthicola NCPPB 453 DNA region includes the following protein-coding sequences:
- a CDS encoding PTS lactose/cellobiose transporter subunit IIA; the encoded protein is MDMESTVMELIINAGEARSCAMQALRAAKQGDWAEVDAQLAESSAASKRAHGVQTMLIGMDEGCGKIPVNLVMVHAQDHIMTSMLAREIIEELINVHRQLQTKSV
- the pyk gene encoding pyruvate kinase, whose protein sequence is MAKTRVIATIGPVSRDPEILKSLNAAGMSVARLNGSHNTLDWHKETIRLLRDTLPETPILLDIPGRKIRTLQLKHEPIFSKGNVLILTTDINYSGEQKVPVGYDKLHEKLKPGDRIFADDGTLSFSVVNVDGRDIHIRADMNGQLKSRKGINVPGIDLGQSLVTEKDKKMIDFAKDNGVDYIGISFVESKAHVEAICNLINNDTPKIVAKVENSGGIENLEEVISAADVIMIDRGDLAVETSINHVSLYQKKILKTASLAGKPTIVATEMLHSMIENPLPTKAEVSDITNAVLDGAAAVMLSGETAVGRYPVEAVSRISGISQLAEAHLSAPKVIERNDKQSDIRKTIQAITQALPLTRIIVLSRSGYSVRIASMSGSGIPVIAVGNDPETVRGWNIFPDVVGIALELTESDNPAQEVRIIHTLLERQLVSESDYVLIISVQADNTHRSGNVLRTLYIRSWLTDVAEGDLTKINEVA
- a CDS encoding alpha/beta hydrolase, with the translated sequence MMKKRALILLSLFSLSCLAEAKSMESKVIDIKMTIPPVRMESDITYSLTYNNMGRPIQLSMDLLQPYSPKPLPTVLFITGGGFMDAPKSKFIGQRVDMARAGYVVASINYRVVPMVTFPGMLEDVKTAVRYLRANAEKFGIDPNRIAVMGESAGGYLAALMATTNGMREFDKGEYLDQQSDVQAAVDLYGLSDLTNVGADFSDEIKDAHKSPAIPEAMLVHGIPWQGGGSILSDLNKAKKANPITYISKKTPPFLIMHGDADNVVSPSQTKILHEALVSQGIESTRYVVKGADHAGFLWYQPEIMDIVIKFLDKNLKDKK
- a CDS encoding PTS sugar transporter subunit IIB; its protein translation is MKKIFLCCAAGMSTSMVMNKMKQAAVAKDIEVQIVAVSMDEFDSLLPQYDCCLLGPQIKYKFDEFKKKADAAGKKIAVINNMDYGMMRGDKILADALAMLD